The following are encoded together in the Oncorhynchus nerka isolate Pitt River linkage group LG25, Oner_Uvic_2.0, whole genome shotgun sequence genome:
- the LOC115109660 gene encoding protein Wnt-2-like isoform X2, whose amino-acid sequence MNLLPSGKCFYLSVVICWLTSRVGGSLWYMGTLGSQVMCDNIPGLVNKQRQLCRQHPNIMQAIGAGIKDWIGECQHQFQNHRWNCNTIERDHNVFGRLLLRSSREAAFVYAISSAGVVHTLTRACSQGELQSCSCDPTKKGSSRDAKGAFDWGGCSDHVEHAMRFSQAFVDAKERKERDARALMNLHNNRAGRKAVKRLMSLECKCHGVSGSCSVRTCWLALADFRRTGDHLRRRYNGAVQVVMNQYGTGFTTAQRHLKRPSKNDLVYFEDSPDYCIRDQESGSVGTGGRVCNRTSRGVDSCEVMCCGRGYDTSHISRNTKCECKFHWCCAVHCRDCKLDVDVHTCKAQT is encoded by the exons ATGAATTTATTGCCAAgtggaaaatgtttttatttatctgtAGTAATCTGCTGGCTAACGTCAAGGGTCGGCGGATCTTTATG GTACATGGGAACCCTTGGGTCGCAAGTGATGTGCGACAACATCCCAGGGTTAGTCAACAAACAGCGGCAGCTGTGCCGCCAGCATCCCAACATTATGCAGGCGATCGGAGCCGGGATTAAAGACTGGATCGGGGAGTGCCAACATCAGTTTCAGAACCACCGCTGGAACTGCAATACCATAGAGCGAGACCACAATGTGTTCGGGCGCCTACTGCTGCGTA GCAGTCGTGAAGCAGCCTTTGTGTACGCCATCTCCTCGGCCGGGGTGGTCCACACCCTGACCCGAGCCTGCAGCCAGGGAGAGCTGCAGTCGTGCTCCTGCGACCCCACCAAGAAGGGCTCGTCCCGGGACGCCAAGGGGGCGTTCGACTGGGGCGGCTGCAGCGACCACGTGGAGCACGCCATGAGGTTCAGCCAGGCCTTTGTAGATGCCAAAGAGCGGAAGGAGCGAGATGCCAGGGCTCTGATGAACCTTCACAACAACCGCGCCGGGAGGAAG GCAGTGAAGCGATTAATGTCTCTGGAGTGTAAGTGTCACGGCGTGAGCGGCTCCTGCAGTGTACGGACCTGCTGGCTGGCCCTGGCCGACTTCCGCCGCACGGGCGACCATCTGCGGCGGCGCTACAACGGGGCAGTGCAGGTGGTCATGAACCAGTATGGCACGGGCTTCACCACCGCACAGCGGCATCTCAAACGGCCCAGCAAAAACGACCTGGTCTACTTTGAGGACTCGCCAGACTACTGCATACGAGACCAAGAGTCCG GTTCGGTGGGGACGGGCGGGCGGGTATGCAACCGGACATCTCGCGGCGTGGACAGCTGCGAGGTGATGTGCTGTGGCCGGGGCTACGACACATCGCACATCAGCCGCAACACCAAGTGTGAGTGCAAGTTCCACTGGTGCTGCGCTGTACACTGCCGGGACTGCAAGCTAGATGTGGATGTGCACACCTGCAAGGCCCAGACGTGA
- the LOC115109660 gene encoding protein Wnt-2-like isoform X1 gives MGTLGSQVMCDNIPGLVNKQRQLCRQHPNIMQAIGAGIKDWIGECQHQFQNHRWNCNTIERDHNVFGRLLLRSSREAAFVYAISSAGVVHTLTRACSQGELQSCSCDPTKKGSSRDAKGAFDWGGCSDHVEHAMRFSQAFVDAKERKERDARALMNLHNNRAGRKAVKRLMSLECKCHGVSGSCSVRTCWLALADFRRTGDHLRRRYNGAVQVVMNQYGTGFTTAQRHLKRPSKNDLVYFEDSPDYCIRDQESGESGVFRFTPQLSMFKAVIYTDIGQTDKQAKRLTRL, from the exons ATGGGAACCCTTGGGTCGCAAGTGATGTGCGACAACATCCCAGGGTTAGTCAACAAACAGCGGCAGCTGTGCCGCCAGCATCCCAACATTATGCAGGCGATCGGAGCCGGGATTAAAGACTGGATCGGGGAGTGCCAACATCAGTTTCAGAACCACCGCTGGAACTGCAATACCATAGAGCGAGACCACAATGTGTTCGGGCGCCTACTGCTGCGTA GCAGTCGTGAAGCAGCCTTTGTGTACGCCATCTCCTCGGCCGGGGTGGTCCACACCCTGACCCGAGCCTGCAGCCAGGGAGAGCTGCAGTCGTGCTCCTGCGACCCCACCAAGAAGGGCTCGTCCCGGGACGCCAAGGGGGCGTTCGACTGGGGCGGCTGCAGCGACCACGTGGAGCACGCCATGAGGTTCAGCCAGGCCTTTGTAGATGCCAAAGAGCGGAAGGAGCGAGATGCCAGGGCTCTGATGAACCTTCACAACAACCGCGCCGGGAGGAAG GCAGTGAAGCGATTAATGTCTCTGGAGTGTAAGTGTCACGGCGTGAGCGGCTCCTGCAGTGTACGGACCTGCTGGCTGGCCCTGGCCGACTTCCGCCGCACGGGCGACCATCTGCGGCGGCGCTACAACGGGGCAGTGCAGGTGGTCATGAACCAGTATGGCACGGGCTTCACCACCGCACAGCGGCATCTCAAACGGCCCAGCAAAAACGACCTGGTCTACTTTGAGGACTCGCCAGACTACTGCATACGAGACCAAGAGTCCGGTGAGTCTGGCGTTTTCAGATTTACTCCACAGCTCTCGATGTTCAAAGCAGTTATATACACGGACAttggacagacagacaagcaagCAAAGAGACTGACTAGACTGTGA